A window of Cryptomeria japonica chromosome 3, Sugi_1.0, whole genome shotgun sequence contains these coding sequences:
- the LOC131070356 gene encoding oligopeptide transporter 5, translated as MEENPRGIELVKDRVTSGVEFEMKEKMMENGSEIEVPDQSPIEQVALTVPVTDDPTLPVLTFRTWFLGIICCASLAFLNQFFGYRTIALTISSVAAQIAVLPVGRFMAAVLPTKELYIPGTKWSFSMNPGPFNMKEHVLITIFASAGSGGVYAVGIFTIIKAFYHINIDPLAAWLLIITTQMLGFGWAGLFRRFLVEGAYMWWPANLVQVSLFRALHEKERRPRGGLTRMQFFMTVMTCSFAYYVIPNVFFPVISNLSILCYILKKSVTAQQIGSGFYGLGIGSFGLDWNTIAGFLGTPLATPFFAIANVMVGFTIIVYVLTPILYWNNVYDAKKFPIIDSALFARDGTAYNVSRILGSNHEFDEKAYNDYSPIHLTAFFAVTYGVGFAALSATLSHVFLFHGKEIWRQTKATLKDTSMDVHTRLMRTNYKPVPQWWFLIVLIVMMAGALWACEGFNKQLQLPWWGILFACALASFFTLPIGIITATTNQQPGLNIITEYFIGYLYPGRPFANVSFKTYGYISMVQALAFLGDFKLGHYMKIPPRSMFLVQISGTAIASTVYYLTSWWLLDTVPHICTQKNSNFTCPGDRVFYNASVIWGVVGPRRMFGNLGLYEKQNWFFLAGAVAPLIHWLLRKKFPNVKLLQYIHMPILIGATGNMPPTRSVNFVMWGLVGFIFNYIIFNRYKKWWVRHNYILSAGMDAGVAFLAILAYFSLQYENIGINGTGQADWWGSNVNYPDYCLVAACPTDPTVPMSDDNSMCPQFN; from the exons ATGGAGGAGAACCCCAGAGGAATAGAATTGGTTAAAGATCGCGTCACATCTG GCgttgaatttgagatgaaggagaAAATGATGGAGAATGGAAGTGAAATTGAAGTTCCTGACCAATCACCCATTGAACAAGTGGCGCTGACTGTACCGGTAACAGACGATCCAACGCTGCCGGTGCTCACATTTCGAACATGGTTCTTGGGAATTATATGCTGTGCGTCGTTGGCATTTTTGAACCAGTTTTTTGGGTACAGAACTATTGCATTGACGATTAGTTCAGTTGCTGCTCAGATAGCTGTACTGCCTGTGGGTCGTTTTATGGCTGCAGTTCTGCCCACCAAGGAGCTCTACATCCCTGGAACAAAATGGAGTTTCTCGATGAATCCAGGCCCATTCAACATGAAAGAGCACGTGCTTATAACTATATTTGCTTCAGCAGGAAGTGGGGGAGTCTATGCAGTCGGGATTTTCACCATCATCAAAGCCTTCTACCACATAAATATTGATCCCCTAGCAGCATGGTTGCTGATTATTACTACTCAG ATGCTTGGCTTTGGATGGGCTGGATTATTCCGAAGATTTCTGGTGGAGGGTGCTTACATGTGGTGGCCCGCAAATCTTGTGCAAGTTTCACTGTTCAG GGCCTTACACGAGAAAGAAAGGAGACCCAGAGGTGGCTTGACAAGAATGCAATTTTTCATGACAGTTATGACCTGCAGCTTTGCATATTATGTCATACCGAACGTGTTTTTCCCTGTCATTTCAAACCTATCAATTCTGTGTTATATATTGAAAAAATCAGTTACAGCTCAGCAGATTGGATCTGGCTTTTATGGACTGGGAATCGGGTCGTTTGGGCTGGACTGGAATACAATTGCAGGGTTTTTGGGGACTCCTCTGGCAACTCCATTTTTTGCCATAGCCAACGTTATGGTGGGTTTCACCATCATCGTCTATGTCCTCACTCCCATCCTCTACTGGAACAATGTTTACGATGCCAAGAAATTTCCCATTATCGACTCAGCTTTATTTGCCAGAGATGGTACAGCATATAACGTGAGCAGAATTCTTGGATCGAATCATGAATTTGACGAGAAGGCCTACAATGACTACAGCCCAATACATCTCACCGCTTTTTTTGCTGTTACCTACGGCGTAGGTTTTGCAGCACTTTCAGCGACACTTAGCCATGTCTTCCTCTTTCACGGCAA AGAAATATGGCGACAGACAAAGGCCACCTTAAAAGATACAAGTATGGACGTGCACACACGGTTGATGAGGACAAATTACAAGCCTGTTCCACAATGGTGGTTTTTAATTGTCCTGATAGTGATGATGGCTGGTGCACTATGGGCCTGCGAAGGATTCAACAAACAGCTTCAGCTACCGTGGTGGGGAATTCTTTTCGCCTGTGCACTTGCCTCTTTCTTTACTCTTCCAATCGGCATCATTACAGCCACTACGAACCAG CAACCGGGACTGAATATAATAACCGAGTATTTTATTGGATACCTCTATCCGGGCAGGCCTTTTGCCAATGTATCGTTCAAGACATATGGGTATATCAGCATGGTTCAGGCTCTGGCATTTCTGGGGGATTTCAAGTTGGGTCATTACATGAAAATTCCTCCGCGTTCAATGTTCTTGGTTCAG ATTTCAGGTACAGCCATTGCTTCCACAGTATACTATCTTACATCTTGGTGGCTTTTGGATACCGTTCCTCATATCTGTACCCAGAAAAATTCTAATTTTACATGTCCAGGCGACAGAGTGTTCTATAATGCCTCAGTTATATGGGGAGTAGTTGGGCCTAGAAGAATGTTCGGAAACCTGGGACTATATGAGAAACAAAACTGGTTCTTTTTGGCAGGTGCAGTTGCACCTTTGATTCACTGGCTACTCCGCAAAAAATTTCCCAATGTAAAACTCCTGCAATACATCCATATGCCTATTCTTATAGGAGCTACTGGTAACATGCCACCTACAAGATCTGTAAATTTTGTAATGTGGGGCTTGGTGGGATTTATTTTCAATTACATAATATTCAATCGCTACAAGAAATGGTGGGTTCGCCACAACTACATTCTCTCTGCAGGAATGGATGCAGGAGTGGCATTCTTGGCTATTTTAGCTTATTTTTCATTGCAGTATGAAAACATTGGCATAAATGGAACCGGGCAAGCAGACTGGTGGGGATCAAACGTAAACTATCCAGACTATTGTCTTGTTGCTGCTTGTCCAACTGATCCAACTGTGCCTATGTCTGACGACAATTCGATGTGTCCTCAATTCAACTGA